A stretch of DNA from Gimesia chilikensis:
GGCGGATCATGAAACATGTTTCTGAGCTGATCCAGTTGGGCGATGGATATCTGCCGAGCTTCTTCGCGTGCCAGTTCACGAAACTGGTTATCGATTCGATGCGTGAGCAGATAGTCCGCCAGCCGGGAGATGATCGCATTCAGTTCCTCTGGTGTCGTTGAGTGTTTCGTATTCATAATTGGTTTTCGAGTGAAAGCGTGAAGTTGAGTTTTCGATCAGGACAATCGGTTGAGCAGGAAGGTTCTCGAGAACATTTATCGGGCGCCCAGATTCACCGTCGAAGAGGAAGACCGGTCAGGATAAAACGAGGTTAACTCATTCAGCCTGATTCCAGTGTTTTTTGCGGGGGAGAGCGGACGCAGATCATAGTCCTGTCTCTGCAGCCGGCCAGCATTCTTAAACTGCGGGTTCGCGCGAATATCCCCCGTTCCCCGGACCGCTGGTTCAGGAACACCGCCGTACCAGAGATTGTGATCGAACTCGATCTGGTCCACCGGGCCTGCGACGTCTGTCAGTGAGGCACGTCCGGTCTGCTGAAAGATGTTGTTGACGATTCGCGACTGCCGATGTCCGCTGTCGGCATCAATGTGGAGCAGGGGACCGGTCGAACCACTGGCCGTGTTATGGGCAATCAGGGTCTGCTTCAGTCCGCCTCCCCGCTGATAGTTGCCTGAATAAATGGCATAGTAATTATTCACCAGGATATTGCCGACGATGGTATTATCAGCACTGGGATTTTGATAACCGCCATAATTTTCATTGGCGATCTGGATTCCAGATGCAGGCTGATTGAACCGATAGAATTCCCGCTTACCGGTAGAATAGACCAGGTTGCGACTGACGAGTGTCTGCGTTGTGTTATCGAGATAGACGTTAACAGAAAAATTGTCTGAGACGGTGTTCCCCTCAATTGTCCCTTTATCTGATAGATAAAGACCGATGCCTTCCCCATAGCAGCGTGAAACGGTGTTGTTTCTGATCGTCACATTCTTCGCCAGCCCGGCACCAACGCCGAAACTCCACCGCTGATGCGGTTCTCTTTGATTCGACTGCACACAGTCAGTGACGGTGTTGTCTTCAAACAGTAGATCATGAACGGGATCATCCAGGCGATTATAACCGGCGTAGATCCCACTGCTTTGACAGTTCTGAATCTGGTTGCCTGAGACCGTGACATGATGAATTCGACTCCCCGGCCCCCAGATTGAGATACCGATTTTCTGTGCGTTCTTGATTGTCAGTCCCTGAATCCGGACATGATGCGCGAGGACATTGATCAGACTGGAGTCAGCGGGAGTGCCGCGTCCGTCAATCACAGCCGTTTCACCCTGCATCGCACGTACGGTAATCGGGTTCCCCTGAGTCCCCGAAGAAATCAGATTCAACGGGCGGGACTGCGGATAGTTACCCGCGCGGAGAATCAGAGAATCCCCTGGCTGGCGGGCGAAGTTCAGACCGCGGGCGATACTGCGAAAAGGCTGATTCAGCGTGCCGGGGTTCTGATCGTTGCCATTTGGTGCGACATAATATTCGGCAGCAGTCAGCTTTCCGGCAGACAGCATCAACAGCAGGATGGCAATCGACGGTAAGCGAGCGAATGAATACACGGCAGAACCTG
This window harbors:
- a CDS encoding NosD domain-containing protein; amino-acid sequence: MYSFARLPSIAILLLMLSAGKLTAAEYYVAPNGNDQNPGTLNQPFRSIARGLNFARQPGDSLILRAGNYPQSRPLNLISSGTQGNPITVRAMQGETAVIDGRGTPADSSLINVLAHHVRIQGLTIKNAQKIGISIWGPGSRIHHVTVSGNQIQNCQSSGIYAGYNRLDDPVHDLLFEDNTVTDCVQSNQREPHQRWSFGVGAGLAKNVTIRNNTVSRCYGEGIGLYLSDKGTIEGNTVSDNFSVNVYLDNTTQTLVSRNLVYSTGKREFYRFNQPASGIQIANENYGGYQNPSADNTIVGNILVNNYYAIYSGNYQRGGGLKQTLIAHNTASGSTGPLLHIDADSGHRQSRIVNNIFQQTGRASLTDVAGPVDQIEFDHNLWYGGVPEPAVRGTGDIRANPQFKNAGRLQRQDYDLRPLSPAKNTGIRLNELTSFYPDRSSSSTVNLGAR